From the Butyrivibrio fibrisolvens genome, one window contains:
- a CDS encoding L-ribulose-5-phosphate 4-epimerase, protein MLEELKKKVYEANILLPKYGLVTFTWGNVSEFDPETRLFVIKPSGVDYDIMKPEDMVVMDLDGNKVEGDLNPSSDTPTHVEIYKAWADKGIKGIVHTHSSYATSWAQAGRGIPCYGTTHADYFYGEIPCVRCLTKEEIEDAYEENTGHLIVGEFERMGKDPIAVPAVLCKNHGVFSWGKDGNEAVHNSVVTEEVAKMAYRCETINPRVQPAPQELQDKHYYRKHGANAYYGQSKKS, encoded by the coding sequence ATGTTAGAAGAGTTAAAAAAGAAAGTTTATGAGGCGAATATTCTTTTGCCAAAGTATGGTCTTGTTACATTCACTTGGGGCAACGTATCTGAGTTCGATCCTGAGACAAGGCTCTTTGTAATAAAGCCAAGCGGCGTTGATTATGATATCATGAAGCCTGAAGATATGGTTGTTATGGATCTTGATGGCAACAAGGTTGAAGGTGATCTTAATCCTTCATCTGATACACCTACACATGTTGAGATCTACAAGGCTTGGGCAGATAAGGGTATAAAAGGCATCGTACATACTCACTCATCCTATGCAACAAGCTGGGCTCAGGCTGGCCGCGGCATTCCTTGCTATGGTACAACTCACGCTGATTACTTCTATGGCGAGATCCCTTGCGTCAGATGCCTTACCAAAGAAGAGATAGAAGATGCATATGAAGAGAACACAGGACATCTTATTGTTGGTGAATTCGAGCGTATGGGCAAAGATCCTATCGCTGTTCCTGCAGTACTGTGCAAGAACCACGGCGTATTCTCATGGGGCAAAGATGGCAATGAAGCTGTACACAACTCAGTTGTAACAGAAGAAGTTGCCAAGATGGCTTACAGATGTGAGACAATTAATCCTCGTGTACAGCCTGCACCTCAGGAGCTTCAGGACAAGCACTATTATCGCAAGCATGGTGCCAATGCATACTATGGCCAGTCCAAAAAATCGTAA